From Lemur catta isolate mLemCat1 chromosome 19, mLemCat1.pri, whole genome shotgun sequence, a single genomic window includes:
- the MEIS3 gene encoding homeobox protein Meis3 isoform X1 yields MARRYDELPHYSGIVDSSAALAGFSEAVPSAPRAPGPYGPQRPPQPLPPGLDSDSLKREKDEIYGHPLFPLLALVFEKCELATCSPRDGAGAGLGAPLGSDVCSSDSFNEDIAAFAKQVRSERPLFSSNPELDNLMIQAIQVLRFHLLELEKVHDLCDNFCHRYITCLKGKMPIDLVIEDRDGGCREDLEDYPASCPSLPDQNNIWIRDHEDSGSVHLGTPGPSSGGLASQSGDNSSDQGDGLDTSVASPSSGGEDEELDQERRRNKKRGIFPKVATNIMRAWLFQHLSHPYPSEEQKKQLAQDTGLTILQVNNWFINARRRIVQPMIDQSNRTGQGAAFGPEGQPLAGYTESQPHVTVRPPGSVGMNLNLEGDWHYL; encoded by the exons ATGGCCCGGAGG TACGATGAGCTGCCCCACTACTCAGGCATCGTGGACAGCAGCGCAGCCCTGGCCGGCTTCTCGGAGGCAGTGCCCTCAGCACCGAGAGCCCCCGGGCCCTACGGCCCGCAacggcctccccagcccctgcccccaggcttGGACAGCGACAGCCTGAAGAGGGAGAAGGATGAGATCTATGG ACACCCGCTCTTCCCCCTCCTGGCGCTGGTCTTTGAGAAATGCGAGCTGGCCACATGCTCCCCCCGCGatggggccggggctgggctgggcgcacCGCTGGGCAGCGATGTCTGCTCCTCCGATTCCTTCAACGAGGACATCGCTGCCTTTGCCAAGCAG gtCCGCTCCGAGAGGCCCCTCTTCTCCTCCAACCCAGAGCTGGACAATCTG ATGATCCAGGCCATCCAGGTGCTCAGGTTCCACCTGCTCGAGCTGGAGAAG GTCCACGACCTGTGCGACAACTTCTGTCACCGCTACATCACCTGCCTCAAGGGAAAGATGCCCATCGACCTGGTCATCGAGGATCGGGATGGCGGCTGCAGGGAGGATCTAGAGGACTacccagcctcctgccccagcctcccggaCCAG AATAATATATGGATTAGAGACCATGAGGATAGTGGGTCTGTACATTTGGGGACCCCAGGTCCATCCAGCGggggcctggcctcccagagcggAGACAACTCCAGTGACCAAG GAGATGGGCTGGACACAAGTGTGGCCTCTCCCAGCTCTGGGGGAGAGGACGAGGAGTTGGACCAGGAGCGGCGGCGGAACAAGAAAAGAGGCATTTTCCCCAAGGTGGCCACCAACATCATGAGAGCCTGGTTGTTCCAGCATCTCTCG CACCCGTACCCCTCGGAGGAGCAGAAGAAACAGCTGGCGCAGGACACGGGGCTCACCATCCTGCAAGTCAACAACTG GTTCATCAACGCCCGGAGACGGATCGTGCAGCCGATGATCGACCAGTCCAACCGCACAG GGCAGGGTGCCGCCTTCGGCCCAGAGGGCCAGCCCCTGGCGGGCTACACCGAGTCGCAGCCGCATGTGACAGTCCGGCCACCGG GATCGGTGGGGATGAATTTGAACTTGGAAGGAGACTGGCATTACCTATAG
- the MEIS3 gene encoding homeobox protein Meis3 isoform X2: MARRYDELPHYSGIVDSSAALAGFSEAVPSAPRAPGPYGPQRPPQPLPPGLDSDSLKREKDEIYGHPLFPLLALVFEKCELATCSPRDGAGAGLGAPLGSDVCSSDSFNEDIAAFAKQVRSERPLFSSNPELDNLMIQAIQVLRFHLLELEKGKMPIDLVIEDRDGGCREDLEDYPASCPSLPDQNNIWIRDHEDSGSVHLGTPGPSSGGLASQSGDNSSDQGDGLDTSVASPSSGGEDEELDQERRRNKKRGIFPKVATNIMRAWLFQHLSHPYPSEEQKKQLAQDTGLTILQVNNWFINARRRIVQPMIDQSNRTGQGAAFGPEGQPLAGYTESQPHVTVRPPGSVGMNLNLEGDWHYL; the protein is encoded by the exons ATGGCCCGGAGG TACGATGAGCTGCCCCACTACTCAGGCATCGTGGACAGCAGCGCAGCCCTGGCCGGCTTCTCGGAGGCAGTGCCCTCAGCACCGAGAGCCCCCGGGCCCTACGGCCCGCAacggcctccccagcccctgcccccaggcttGGACAGCGACAGCCTGAAGAGGGAGAAGGATGAGATCTATGG ACACCCGCTCTTCCCCCTCCTGGCGCTGGTCTTTGAGAAATGCGAGCTGGCCACATGCTCCCCCCGCGatggggccggggctgggctgggcgcacCGCTGGGCAGCGATGTCTGCTCCTCCGATTCCTTCAACGAGGACATCGCTGCCTTTGCCAAGCAG gtCCGCTCCGAGAGGCCCCTCTTCTCCTCCAACCCAGAGCTGGACAATCTG ATGATCCAGGCCATCCAGGTGCTCAGGTTCCACCTGCTCGAGCTGGAGAAG GGAAAGATGCCCATCGACCTGGTCATCGAGGATCGGGATGGCGGCTGCAGGGAGGATCTAGAGGACTacccagcctcctgccccagcctcccggaCCAG AATAATATATGGATTAGAGACCATGAGGATAGTGGGTCTGTACATTTGGGGACCCCAGGTCCATCCAGCGggggcctggcctcccagagcggAGACAACTCCAGTGACCAAG GAGATGGGCTGGACACAAGTGTGGCCTCTCCCAGCTCTGGGGGAGAGGACGAGGAGTTGGACCAGGAGCGGCGGCGGAACAAGAAAAGAGGCATTTTCCCCAAGGTGGCCACCAACATCATGAGAGCCTGGTTGTTCCAGCATCTCTCG CACCCGTACCCCTCGGAGGAGCAGAAGAAACAGCTGGCGCAGGACACGGGGCTCACCATCCTGCAAGTCAACAACTG GTTCATCAACGCCCGGAGACGGATCGTGCAGCCGATGATCGACCAGTCCAACCGCACAG GGCAGGGTGCCGCCTTCGGCCCAGAGGGCCAGCCCCTGGCGGGCTACACCGAGTCGCAGCCGCATGTGACAGTCCGGCCACCGG GATCGGTGGGGATGAATTTGAACTTGGAAGGAGACTGGCATTACCTATAG